A region from the Lysobacter sp. BMK333-48F3 genome encodes:
- a CDS encoding zinc-dependent alcohol dehydrogenase family protein encodes MLKAQYSHRGPVPQDVIEAVPFEAPPLQPGQALIEVLAAPINPSDLLTLTGEYGLLPPLPAVGGNEGVGRIAALGADVDSLRVGQRVLLPIGGGSWTTHRVAPAQGLVALPGEGDPKQLAMITINPPTASLLLSEFATLHRGDWVIQNAANSAVGGYLVQIARQRGLRTINVVRRESAVAAVRALGADVVLVDGDDLARRAREAAQDTPIRLGIDAVGGVATQRIAEALGEGGVVVNYGAMSREPCQISPAAFVFRDVSLRGFWLSRWFQQASPQRRAQVFGEIAHAVAAGTLSARIQATFGLDRIKDAVAAAAAGERDGKILLLPNGPV; translated from the coding sequence ATGCTCAAGGCGCAATATTCCCATCGCGGCCCGGTGCCGCAGGACGTGATCGAGGCGGTGCCGTTCGAGGCGCCGCCGCTGCAGCCCGGCCAGGCATTGATCGAGGTGCTGGCGGCGCCGATCAATCCGTCCGACCTGCTGACCCTGACCGGCGAATACGGCCTGCTGCCGCCGTTGCCGGCGGTGGGCGGCAACGAAGGCGTGGGCCGGATCGCGGCGCTCGGTGCCGACGTGGACAGCCTGCGCGTCGGCCAGCGGGTATTGCTGCCGATCGGCGGCGGCAGCTGGACCACGCACCGGGTGGCGCCGGCGCAGGGGCTGGTGGCCTTGCCCGGCGAGGGCGACCCCAAGCAGTTGGCGATGATCACCATCAATCCGCCCACCGCCTCGCTGCTGCTGAGCGAATTCGCCACGCTGCACCGGGGCGACTGGGTGATCCAGAACGCGGCCAACTCGGCGGTCGGCGGCTATCTGGTCCAGATCGCGCGCCAGCGCGGCCTGCGCACGATCAACGTGGTCCGGCGCGAGTCGGCGGTCGCGGCGGTGCGCGCGCTCGGCGCCGACGTGGTGCTGGTCGACGGCGACGATCTGGCCCGGCGCGCGCGCGAAGCCGCGCAGGACACGCCGATCCGGCTCGGCATCGACGCGGTCGGCGGCGTCGCCACCCAGCGCATCGCCGAGGCCCTGGGCGAGGGCGGGGTGGTGGTGAACTACGGCGCGATGAGCCGCGAACCTTGCCAGATCTCGCCGGCCGCGTTCGTATTCCGCGACGTCAGCCTGCGCGGCTTCTGGCTGTCGCGCTGGTTCCAGCAGGCCAGCCCGCAGCGGCGCGCGCAGGTGTTCGGCGAAATCGCCCACGCGGTCGCCGCCGGCACCCTGAGCGCGCGGATCCAGGCTACGTTCGGCCTGGACCGGATCAAGGACGCGGTGGCCGCGGCCGCGGCCGGCGAGCGCGACGGCAAGATCCTGCTGTTGCCGAACGGGCCGGTCTGA
- a CDS encoding MAPEG family protein, translated as MSVELQMLAWSIALGIVHLLVNAGFMTAQRGLRWNAGARDGTPEPLTGVAARMERAWRNFLETFALFAAAVLAVQAAGRGSDETALGAHLYFWARLVYVPVYAAGIPYLRSAVWAVALWGLQKLLWALF; from the coding sequence ATGAGCGTGGAACTGCAGATGCTGGCCTGGTCGATCGCCCTGGGCATCGTCCACCTGCTGGTCAACGCGGGCTTCATGACCGCGCAGCGCGGCCTGCGCTGGAACGCCGGCGCGCGCGACGGCACGCCCGAGCCGCTGACCGGGGTGGCCGCGCGGATGGAGCGGGCCTGGCGCAACTTCCTCGAGACCTTCGCCCTGTTCGCCGCGGCGGTGCTGGCGGTGCAGGCCGCCGGCCGCGGCAGCGACGAGACCGCGCTCGGCGCGCACCTGTATTTCTGGGCCCGGCTGGTCTACGTGCCGGTGTACGCGGCCGGCATTCCCTACCTGCGCTCGGCGGTATGGGCGGTGGCCTTGTGGGGTCTGCAGAAACTGCTGTGGGCGCTGTTCTGA
- a CDS encoding GIY-YIG nuclease family protein: protein MSAWYVYVIECRDGSLYTGIAVDVERRYAEHAAGKGARYTRSHPPARLLARFPHPDRSAALRAEYAIKQLSAPAKRALCAAAATA from the coding sequence ATGTCCGCCTGGTACGTCTACGTCATCGAATGCCGCGACGGCAGCCTCTACACCGGCATCGCGGTCGACGTGGAGCGGCGCTACGCCGAGCACGCCGCCGGCAAGGGCGCGCGCTACACCCGCTCGCACCCGCCGGCGCGGCTGCTGGCGCGCTTCCCGCACCCCGACCGCTCGGCGGCGCTGCGCGCCGAGTACGCGATCAAGCAGCTGAGCGCGCCGGCCAAGCGCGCCCTGTGCGCCGCCGCGGCGACCGCCTGA